In Herbaspirillum seropedicae, a single window of DNA contains:
- a CDS encoding peptidase domain-containing ABC transporter gives MNASEQVHIDQPQVLQDLRADPSYLSLLRAYGSRFVEIIVAGIVVNVLGLLMPLYSRLIYDKVIGNHIPETLWALTLGMLLFVALELVLRIIRVYYTEQLAGRLDSEFDEVSARRMLTARVQAPVGVVLARYRDLSAARDLMSSNYMLLLVDLPFLLLYLVVLGLIGGHMVWVLLVGGGLLVGLQLLLKVPGNDYANSAMKAGTGKVDKLASIVYGMETLKTSPLQHRLLRAFLADASANAVAQAKSRFWMNTSYAISSVGYTLISVATLVVGVYLVEDNLLTVGALIACSLLISRAATVLSSLAAFLGRIEMFRRARAEFDQLFEEPEQGPTADVLRQDMRGLIQVGNLLLHLDKKETPTLRNISLTIQPGEKVGIVGRSGSGKSTLLRTLAGLHQAEEGHVLIDGVAVTAYAEEVRMRCIGFKPQEPFLFDGTVAANIFVGDRVPGQVYEAALAVSSLDDLIARGELRLDQLIKAPGNLSGGQRQMVALARVIACTPRILLLDEPTTGIDQQTEARIIERLVGYAGGRTLVVATHSPALLRHMDRIVVIDGGRIVADGPRAQILQ, from the coding sequence ATGAACGCCAGCGAACAGGTCCACATCGACCAGCCGCAAGTCCTGCAGGACCTGCGCGCCGATCCCAGCTACCTGTCGCTGTTGCGCGCCTATGGCAGCCGCTTCGTCGAGATCATCGTGGCCGGCATCGTGGTCAATGTGCTGGGCCTGCTCATGCCGCTGTATTCGCGGCTGATCTACGACAAGGTGATCGGCAATCACATTCCCGAAACCCTGTGGGCGCTGACCCTGGGCATGCTCTTGTTCGTGGCGCTGGAGCTGGTGTTGCGCATCATCCGCGTGTACTACACGGAGCAACTGGCCGGCCGCCTGGACAGTGAGTTCGATGAAGTCTCGGCGCGCCGCATGCTCACCGCCCGGGTGCAGGCCCCGGTGGGCGTGGTGCTGGCGCGCTATCGCGACCTCTCGGCGGCGCGCGACCTGATGTCCTCCAACTACATGCTGTTGCTGGTGGACCTGCCATTCCTGCTGCTCTACCTGGTGGTGCTGGGCTTGATCGGCGGTCACATGGTGTGGGTGCTGCTGGTGGGCGGTGGCTTGCTGGTGGGCCTGCAATTGCTGTTGAAGGTGCCCGGCAACGACTACGCCAACAGCGCCATGAAGGCTGGCACCGGCAAGGTCGACAAGCTGGCCAGCATCGTCTATGGCATGGAAACGCTCAAGACCTCGCCGCTGCAACATCGTCTCCTGCGCGCCTTCCTGGCCGATGCCTCGGCCAATGCGGTGGCCCAGGCCAAGAGCCGTTTCTGGATGAACACCAGCTATGCCATCTCCTCGGTGGGCTACACCCTCATCTCGGTGGCCACGCTCGTGGTGGGCGTCTATCTGGTGGAGGACAACCTCTTGACCGTGGGCGCGCTGATCGCCTGCTCGCTGCTCATCAGCCGGGCGGCCACGGTGCTGTCCTCGCTGGCGGCCTTCCTGGGACGCATCGAGATGTTCCGCCGCGCCCGCGCCGAATTCGACCAGCTTTTCGAGGAGCCCGAGCAAGGCCCCACCGCCGATGTGCTGCGCCAGGACATGCGCGGCCTGATCCAAGTCGGCAATCTCTTGCTGCACCTGGACAAGAAGGAAACGCCCACGCTCAGGAACATTTCCCTGACCATCCAGCCGGGCGAGAAGGTCGGCATCGTGGGCCGCTCAGGCTCGGGCAAGTCCACGCTGCTGCGCACGCTGGCCGGACTGCACCAGGCTGAAGAGGGCCATGTGCTCATCGATGGCGTGGCCGTGACGGCCTATGCCGAAGAAGTGCGCATGCGCTGCATCGGCTTCAAGCCGCAGGAACCCTTCCTCTTCGATGGAACGGTGGCGGCCAATATCTTCGTGGGCGACCGCGTGCCGGGGCAGGTGTATGAGGCAGCGCTGGCGGTGTCTTCGCTGGATGACCTGATCGCGCGCGGCGAGCTGCGCCTGGACCAGCTCATCAAGGCTCCCGGCAATCTCTCGGGGGGGCAGCGCCAGATGGTGGCCCTGGCCCGGGTGATCGCCTGCACGCCGCGCATCCTGCTGCTGGACGAGCCCACCACCGGCATCGACCAGCAGACCGAAGCCCGCATCATCGAGCGCCTGGTCGGCTATGCCGGCGGCCGCACCCTGGTGGTGGCCACGCATAGCCCGGCGCTGTTGCGCCATATGGACCGCATCGTCGTCATCGACGGTGGGCGCATCGTGGCCGATGGGCCGCGTGCGCAGATATTGCAATGA
- a CDS encoding OmpA family protein, with amino-acid sequence MESGKEQNFWPGFVDALSNVVLVMIFVVVVFVVTLFYYSQKLAQMKVSKLISQGHVQVVGAQKASQTDAQATPESSSTQAAETPGEREKAQEIEQLKREVATLKAKLAAPPLQSDAGSLRSAAAPSSPNAIQVKAEPSDKEVAPGLRIDANEKAVTLNFDVDSTQLSEEGGKALDKSIGDWVRRAKSSQGKIVITGVIGSGAYSESRRRAYYRTVAVRNYLIDAGVDKERVVSRVATSENGAADDSRVVVQYQASAK; translated from the coding sequence ATGGAGAGTGGAAAAGAGCAGAATTTCTGGCCCGGCTTCGTGGATGCGCTGTCCAACGTGGTGCTGGTGATGATCTTCGTGGTGGTGGTGTTCGTGGTGACGCTGTTCTACTACTCGCAGAAACTGGCGCAGATGAAGGTCAGCAAGCTGATCTCGCAGGGCCATGTGCAGGTGGTGGGCGCGCAGAAGGCCAGCCAGACCGACGCCCAGGCCACCCCGGAGAGCAGCAGCACCCAGGCCGCCGAGACCCCGGGCGAGCGCGAGAAGGCGCAGGAGATCGAACAGCTCAAGCGCGAAGTGGCCACCCTCAAGGCCAAGCTGGCAGCGCCGCCGCTGCAGTCCGACGCCGGCAGCCTGCGCAGCGCCGCCGCGCCCTCCAGCCCCAACGCCATCCAGGTCAAGGCCGAGCCCAGCGACAAGGAAGTGGCCCCTGGTCTGCGCATCGACGCCAATGAAAAGGCCGTCACCCTCAACTTCGACGTCGATTCCACCCAATTGAGCGAGGAGGGCGGCAAAGCCCTCGACAAGAGCATCGGCGACTGGGTCCGGCGCGCCAAGTCCAGCCAGGGCAAGATCGTCATCACCGGCGTCATCGGCAGCGGCGCCTACAGCGAAAGCCGTCGCCGCGCCTATTACCGCACGGTGGCGGTGCGCAATTACCTGATCGACGCTGGCGTGGACAAGGAGCGTGTGGTCAGCCGCGTGGCCACCTCCGAGAACGGCGCGGCCGATGATTCGCGCGTGGTCGTCCAATACCAGGCCAGTGCAAAATGA
- a CDS encoding HlyD family type I secretion periplasmic adaptor subunit, protein MTLSLKPNATPGIGARGQGFMRRLAPRLDRRLGELATMPRPRLAVLAVTVLLALLVLWSVFAPIDMVVRGSGRIVASEHNQVIQHLEGGIVSAILVREGAAVKKGQTLISISDVRANADLGEGRVKILGLRAKIARLSAEASGASSLQMPDDLERGDPAVQSEQAAFAARSSKLMQEMSVLREQSAQRQAELGEAISRQKSQASELELAQRQYKLIHDMLVRNAASQLEDIQAASRVQDAQSKLAATNAMIPRLNAAIAEAQAKQGEAASRFRSDARTELTAAETELARLQEEIKSRNDRVSRSEVKAPMDGVVNRVMINTIGGVVRPGDPIIEMTPSDDKLVIEARISPTDRAELVTGARARVKVSAYDYGVYGAMDGVVTEISADTVPDEGSPRGERFYRLKIEVKRGHDELQQKLALMPGMTASADIIVGRRTVWQYLMSPLSRFGQGALREPR, encoded by the coding sequence ATGACACTCTCGCTCAAGCCCAACGCTACCCCCGGGATAGGCGCCCGCGGCCAGGGCTTCATGCGTCGCCTGGCGCCGCGCCTGGACCGCCGCCTGGGCGAACTGGCCACCATGCCGCGCCCGCGCCTGGCGGTGCTGGCCGTGACCGTGCTGCTGGCCTTGCTGGTGCTGTGGTCGGTGTTCGCCCCCATCGACATGGTGGTGCGCGGCAGTGGCCGCATCGTTGCCTCCGAACACAACCAGGTCATCCAGCACCTGGAGGGCGGCATCGTCTCGGCCATCCTGGTGCGCGAAGGTGCAGCGGTGAAGAAGGGCCAGACCCTGATCTCGATTTCGGATGTGCGCGCCAACGCCGACCTGGGCGAGGGGCGCGTCAAGATCCTCGGCCTGCGCGCCAAGATCGCCCGTCTGAGCGCCGAAGCCTCGGGCGCTTCCAGCCTGCAGATGCCCGATGACCTGGAACGCGGCGACCCGGCCGTGCAGAGCGAGCAGGCCGCCTTTGCGGCACGTTCTTCCAAGCTGATGCAGGAAATGTCGGTGCTGCGCGAGCAATCGGCGCAGCGCCAGGCCGAGCTAGGTGAGGCGATCAGCCGCCAGAAGAGCCAGGCCAGTGAACTGGAACTGGCGCAGCGCCAGTACAAGCTGATCCACGACATGCTGGTGCGCAATGCCGCCTCGCAACTGGAAGATATCCAGGCCGCCTCGCGCGTGCAGGACGCCCAGAGCAAGCTGGCCGCCACCAACGCCATGATCCCGCGCCTGAACGCAGCCATCGCCGAAGCCCAGGCCAAGCAGGGCGAAGCGGCCTCGCGCTTCCGCTCCGACGCCCGCACCGAATTGACTGCGGCCGAGACTGAACTGGCGCGGCTGCAGGAAGAGATCAAGTCACGCAATGACCGCGTCTCGCGCTCCGAGGTCAAGGCGCCCATGGATGGCGTGGTCAACCGCGTGATGATCAATACCATCGGCGGTGTGGTGCGTCCCGGCGACCCCATCATCGAGATGACCCCCAGCGATGACAAGCTGGTCATCGAAGCCAGGATCTCGCCCACCGATCGCGCCGAGCTGGTCACCGGTGCGCGCGCCCGGGTCAAGGTCTCGGCCTATGACTATGGCGTCTACGGCGCCATGGACGGCGTGGTCACCGAGATCAGCGCCGACACCGTTCCCGACGAAGGCAGCCCGCGTGGCGAGCGCTTCTATCGCCTCAAGATCGAGGTCAAGCGCGGTCATGACGAACTGCAGCAAAAGCTGGCCCTCATGCCCGGCATGACCGCCAGCGCCGACATCATCGTCGGCCGCCGCACGGTCTGGCAGTACCTGATGTCGCCACTGTCCCGTTTCGGTCAGGGCGCGCTGAGGGAGCCGCGATGA
- the htpG gene encoding molecular chaperone HtpG, which translates to MATEKQTMGFQAEVKQLLQLMIHSLYSNKEIFLRELVSNASDAADKLRFEAINNASLFEDDPELKIRISFDKAARTITISDNGIGMNREEAISHLGTIAKSGTKEFFSRLSGDQQKDAALIGQFGVGFYSGFIIADRITVETRRAGTPASEGVRWESEGAGDFSIEQIDKPRRGTDIILHLREGEDEFLSSWQLKSIIRKYSDHISLPIQMNKEEWDEEKKETVQKDELETVNQASALWTRSKSEITPEQYEEFYKHVSHDFGAPLAYTHNRVEGRSEYTQLLYIPARAPFDLWDRNKRGGIKLYVKRVFIMDDAEQLMPVYLRFVKGVIDSADLPLNVSREILQESRDVRAIRDGSAKRVLSLLEELANSDEQAQKDKYSTFWTEFGQVLKEGVGEDAANKERIAKLLRFASTHNDSDVQNVSLADYVGRMKEGQDKIYYVTAETWQAAKNSPHLEIFRKKGVEVLLLTDRVDEWMLSFLTDFDGKELASVAKGGLDLGKLENEDEKKQHEETQAEYKDLVEKMKTALADKAKEVRVTFRLTDSPACLVADENELSGNLVRMLKAAGQAAPESKPTLEINPDHPLVQRLKYEEARFDDWSHILYDQALLAEGGALADPASFVKRLNDMLLAMAAK; encoded by the coding sequence ATGGCAACCGAAAAACAGACCATGGGCTTCCAGGCCGAAGTCAAGCAACTGTTGCAACTGATGATCCACTCGCTGTACTCGAACAAGGAAATCTTCCTGCGCGAGCTGGTCTCCAATGCCTCCGACGCGGCCGACAAGCTGCGTTTCGAAGCGATCAACAACGCCAGCCTGTTCGAGGACGACCCGGAACTGAAGATCAGGATCAGCTTCGACAAGGCCGCCCGCACCATCACCATCTCCGACAACGGCATCGGCATGAACCGCGAGGAAGCCATCTCGCACCTGGGCACCATCGCCAAGTCGGGCACCAAGGAATTCTTCTCGCGCCTGTCCGGCGACCAGCAGAAGGACGCCGCCCTGATCGGCCAGTTCGGCGTGGGCTTCTATTCCGGCTTCATCATCGCCGACCGCATCACGGTCGAGACGCGCCGTGCCGGCACCCCGGCTTCCGAAGGCGTGCGCTGGGAGTCCGAAGGCGCGGGCGACTTCTCGATCGAACAGATCGACAAGCCGCGCCGGGGCACCGACATCATCCTGCACCTGCGTGAAGGTGAAGATGAGTTCCTCTCTTCCTGGCAGCTCAAGTCCATCATCCGCAAGTATTCCGACCACATCTCGCTGCCCATCCAGATGAACAAGGAAGAGTGGGATGAAGAGAAGAAGGAAACCGTCCAGAAGGACGAGCTGGAAACGGTCAACCAGGCCAGCGCCCTGTGGACCCGCAGCAAGTCCGAGATCACTCCGGAGCAATACGAAGAGTTCTACAAGCACGTCTCGCACGACTTCGGCGCGCCGCTGGCCTACACCCACAACCGCGTGGAAGGCCGCAGCGAATACACCCAGCTGCTCTATATCCCGGCGCGCGCCCCCTTCGACCTGTGGGACCGCAACAAGCGCGGCGGCATCAAGCTCTACGTCAAGCGCGTGTTCATCATGGATGACGCCGAGCAGCTGATGCCGGTGTACCTGCGCTTCGTCAAGGGTGTGATCGATTCGGCCGACCTGCCGCTGAACGTCTCGCGCGAGATCCTGCAGGAGTCGCGCGACGTGCGCGCCATCCGTGACGGCTCGGCCAAGCGCGTGCTGAGCCTGCTGGAAGAACTGGCCAACAGCGACGAGCAGGCGCAGAAGGACAAGTACAGCACCTTCTGGACCGAATTCGGCCAGGTACTCAAGGAAGGCGTGGGCGAAGATGCAGCCAACAAGGAGCGCATCGCCAAGCTGCTGCGCTTTGCCTCCACCCACAACGACAGCGACGTGCAGAACGTCTCGCTGGCCGACTACGTGGGCCGCATGAAGGAAGGCCAGGACAAGATCTACTACGTCACCGCCGAGACCTGGCAAGCCGCCAAGAACAGCCCGCACCTGGAAATCTTCCGCAAGAAGGGCGTGGAAGTGCTGCTGCTGACCGATCGCGTGGACGAATGGATGCTGTCCTTCCTGACCGACTTCGACGGCAAGGAACTGGCCTCGGTGGCCAAGGGCGGCCTGGACCTGGGCAAGCTGGAAAACGAAGACGAAAAGAAGCAGCACGAAGAGACCCAGGCCGAGTACAAGGATCTGGTCGAGAAGATGAAGACCGCCCTGGCCGACAAGGCCAAGGAAGTGCGCGTGACCTTCCGGCTGACCGACTCCCCGGCCTGCCTGGTGGCCGACGAGAATGAACTCTCGGGCAACCTGGTGCGCATGTTGAAGGCCGCCGGCCAGGCCGCGCCGGAATCCAAGCCGACCCTGGAAATCAACCCGGACCACCCGCTGGTGCAACGTCTGAAGTATGAAGAAGCCCGCTTCGACGACTGGTCGCACATCCTGTACGACCAGGCCCTGCTGGCCGAGGGTGGCGCGTTGGCTGATCCGGCCAGCTTCGTCAAGCGCCTCAACGACATGCTGCTGGCCATGGCCGCCAAGTAA
- a CDS encoding TolC family protein: protein MVLMKVKSKRFLIGVSLGLATHQMVSAADTPPAFTEPPAPTQVVSPASAAPLDSPPQIRLGADPGGAAVGDFKLPALPGESAMGSPQDEILQLLRQADPEFSGNAIVLPQISVVPEGAPVNDLTLSQVLDLAVNNSYSYAATSAQADQARYAARATAGQMGPTLDVRAQKGQEYSSPSSVIDPNTGLVRRASDHKRWDVTVIGRQPVFAPGSYFDYRKASSLADAADLRREDARETLYYTAIKSYYDVMRAYATLSFSRSYAQRMNALLEYMRKRLEGGGASRIDFERVRGRSLTAQAAVAEAEGALESAMVSLNQITGRKIEQLEVPDHMMPPVPDTSKLALKDIYDTNPGVRAARQDVEAANQELKSARAKFSPTLAVEFTQTKTRGAGGAIDTTNPTANSLQLSTDRRLMLVMTMNLLNGGSDVYYSKQAGAKYVEKSNTVLDLERKLREQIEINYRTLGAVRKRMDISRQAYLTNANVADVFLDQLSAGSKQLIDVLDAYQQAYQARVDFSNLLFQQADISYQILRNTGRASAAVLTPTQAEK, encoded by the coding sequence ATGGTGTTGATGAAAGTAAAAAGCAAGCGTTTCCTCATTGGGGTTTCACTGGGATTGGCCACGCATCAGATGGTGAGTGCAGCGGATACGCCGCCAGCCTTCACCGAGCCGCCAGCGCCGACGCAGGTGGTCTCACCGGCGTCGGCCGCACCGCTGGACAGTCCGCCGCAGATTCGCCTGGGCGCCGACCCGGGCGGCGCCGCCGTCGGCGATTTCAAATTGCCGGCCTTGCCGGGCGAATCCGCCATGGGGTCGCCGCAGGACGAGATCCTTCAACTGCTGCGCCAGGCCGATCCCGAGTTCTCGGGCAATGCCATCGTGTTGCCGCAGATCAGCGTGGTGCCTGAAGGCGCGCCGGTCAATGACCTGACCCTGAGCCAGGTGCTGGACCTGGCCGTCAACAACAGCTACAGCTACGCCGCCACCTCGGCCCAGGCCGACCAGGCGCGCTACGCCGCCCGCGCCACCGCCGGGCAGATGGGGCCGACCCTGGACGTGCGGGCGCAGAAGGGGCAGGAGTATTCCTCGCCGTCCTCGGTGATCGATCCCAATACCGGCCTGGTCCGGCGCGCGTCCGACCACAAACGCTGGGATGTCACGGTGATCGGCCGCCAGCCGGTCTTTGCACCGGGCTCCTACTTCGACTACCGCAAGGCCAGTTCCCTGGCCGACGCGGCCGACCTGCGCCGCGAAGACGCCCGCGAGACCCTCTACTACACCGCCATCAAGTCCTATTACGACGTCATGCGCGCCTATGCCACGCTATCGTTCTCGCGCAGCTATGCCCAGCGCATGAACGCCTTGCTGGAATACATGCGCAAGCGTCTTGAAGGCGGCGGCGCCAGCCGCATCGATTTCGAACGGGTGCGCGGACGCTCGCTGACTGCCCAGGCCGCCGTGGCCGAAGCCGAAGGCGCGCTGGAAAGCGCCATGGTGTCGCTGAACCAGATCACCGGCCGCAAGATCGAGCAGCTCGAAGTGCCGGACCACATGATGCCGCCGGTGCCGGACACCTCCAAGCTCGCCCTCAAGGACATCTATGACACCAATCCCGGCGTGCGCGCTGCGCGCCAGGACGTGGAGGCCGCCAACCAGGAACTGAAGTCGGCGCGGGCCAAGTTCTCGCCCACGCTGGCCGTGGAATTCACCCAGACCAAGACCCGCGGGGCCGGTGGCGCCATCGATACCACCAACCCCACCGCCAACAGCCTGCAACTGTCCACCGACCGCCGCCTGATGCTGGTGATGACGATGAACCTGCTCAATGGTGGTTCCGACGTCTATTACAGCAAGCAGGCCGGCGCCAAGTACGTGGAAAAGAGCAATACCGTGCTGGACCTGGAACGCAAATTGCGTGAGCAGATCGAGATCAACTACCGCACCCTGGGCGCGGTGAGAAAGCGCATGGACATCTCGCGCCAGGCCTACCTGACCAATGCCAATGTGGCCGACGTCTTCCTCGATCAGCTCTCGGCGGGCAGCAAGCAGTTGATCGATGTGCTCGACGCCTACCAGCAGGCCTACCAGGCGCGCGTGGATTTCTCCAACCTGCTGTTCCAGCAGGCCGATATCAGTTACCAGATCCTGCGCAACACCGGCCGCGCTTCGGCAGCGGTGCTCACGCCGACGCAGGCAGAGAAGTAG